Proteins encoded by one window of Geobacter sp. DSM 9736:
- the purH gene encoding bifunctional phosphoribosylaminoimidazolecarboxamide formyltransferase/IMP cyclohydrolase translates to MAKITRALISVSDKTGLVDFARELAGYGVEILSTGGTAKLLRDAGLTVKDVSDFTGFPEMLDGRVKTLHPKVHGGLLGMRSNPEHISTMKAHGIEPIDMVVVNLYPFEATVAKPDCTLEDAIENIDIGGPTMLRSAAKNNADVTVIVDHTDYRKVLDEMKASGGSVSKETNFALAVKVYQHTAAYDGAISNWLGARVGQGSTLYPETLTFQYRKAQEMRYGENPHQSAAFYVEKNVTEASVATARQLQGKELSYNNIADTDAALECIKQFGEGPACVIVKHANPCGVALGANLTEAYNRAYSTDPESAFGGIIAFNRELDEETARAIVDRQFVEVIIAPKVTPSAQEIVAAKKNVRLLECGEWPAEPGARLDLKRVNGGLLVQDADLAIFDTLKVVTKRAPTDKELEDLLFTWRVSKYVKSNAIVYGKDGMTIGVGAGQMSRVNSARIAAIKAEHAGLSVAGAVMASDAFFPFRDGLDNAASVGITAVIQPGGSMRDEEVIAAADEHGIAMVFTGMRHFRH, encoded by the coding sequence ATGGCTAAAATCACACGAGCGCTTATCAGCGTTTCCGACAAAACGGGTCTGGTCGACTTCGCCCGGGAACTCGCAGGATACGGGGTCGAAATACTTTCCACCGGCGGGACTGCAAAGCTATTGCGGGACGCGGGCTTGACGGTCAAGGATGTTTCGGACTTCACGGGGTTTCCAGAAATGCTCGACGGGAGAGTGAAGACCCTGCATCCGAAGGTGCATGGGGGGCTCCTTGGCATGCGGAGCAATCCCGAACATATTTCGACCATGAAGGCGCACGGCATCGAACCCATAGACATGGTTGTGGTTAACCTCTATCCGTTCGAAGCGACGGTGGCGAAGCCGGATTGCACCCTGGAGGACGCCATCGAGAACATAGACATAGGCGGTCCGACGATGCTCCGTTCAGCCGCAAAGAACAACGCCGACGTAACCGTAATCGTTGATCACACCGACTACCGGAAGGTTCTCGATGAGATGAAAGCTAGCGGCGGTTCGGTTTCGAAAGAGACCAACTTTGCTCTGGCAGTGAAGGTCTACCAGCACACAGCCGCCTACGACGGAGCCATTTCCAACTGGCTGGGCGCCAGGGTCGGTCAGGGTTCCACCCTCTATCCGGAAACGCTGACGTTCCAGTACAGGAAGGCTCAGGAGATGCGCTACGGGGAGAACCCTCACCAGAGCGCGGCATTTTACGTTGAGAAGAATGTCACAGAGGCTTCGGTGGCTACGGCGCGCCAACTGCAGGGAAAGGAGCTTTCTTACAACAACATCGCCGATACCGATGCTGCTCTAGAGTGCATCAAGCAGTTCGGGGAAGGCCCTGCCTGCGTCATCGTGAAGCACGCGAATCCCTGCGGCGTAGCCCTCGGCGCAAATCTTACCGAGGCTTACAATCGTGCCTACAGCACCGATCCCGAGTCGGCTTTCGGCGGCATAATCGCCTTCAATCGCGAGCTTGACGAGGAGACGGCGCGGGCAATAGTCGACCGGCAGTTCGTCGAGGTCATCATCGCTCCGAAGGTGACGCCGTCGGCCCAGGAAATAGTCGCGGCAAAAAAGAACGTACGTCTACTTGAGTGCGGCGAGTGGCCGGCCGAGCCGGGAGCACGCCTTGACCTGAAGCGGGTGAATGGGGGGCTTCTCGTTCAGGATGCGGACCTGGCGATCTTCGACACGCTCAAGGTGGTGACGAAGCGGGCGCCCACCGACAAGGAACTGGAGGACCTCCTTTTCACGTGGCGGGTATCCAAGTACGTGAAGTCGAATGCTATTGTCTACGGAAAGGACGGAATGACCATCGGTGTCGGCGCCGGGCAGATGAGCCGGGTGAATTCGGCGCGCATCGCCGCCATCAAGGCTGAGCATGCGGGGCTTTCCGTCGCCGGTGCCGTAATGGCTTCGGATGCTTTTTTCCCCTTCAGGGATGGGCTGGATAATGCCGCTTCCGTGGGTATAACCGCAGTCATCCAGCCGGGTGGGAGCATGCGCGATGAAGAGGTGATTGCCGCCGCCGACGAGCACGGCATTGCGATGGTCTTTACCGGCATGCGCCATTTCCGGCACTGA
- a CDS encoding ASKHA domain-containing protein — translation MRGNSLNVFGLAFDIGTTTLAASLVDLRSGERISSAGALNPQRTFGSDIVTRLEAACSAPEMVAHLSLLVNGELERLANDLLRKTPPGGAVGKVAFAGNPAMEHLLLGLPVDSLARIPYRPLFSRVRNFGTKEIGWNLAAEALAFPLPGGFVGGDLLAFIVAAGVDNTCPRLYLDLGTNGEIALSTEGCISATSVAAGPAFEGGNIKCGMAAVRGAISRAVVSADRVSVETIGGGPPEGVCGSAVIEAVAGLRRWGVIDATGRLLSPSEISSNLAVRVREVDGERAFILHHDAERLIYLTQEDIRQVQLAKSAVRAGMEVLAEKGGISLEDVGEVVVTGSFGSHLLPEHLEEIGIFSRGMAGRARFFDDGALAGVERVLCDPFGVDRLERLAAACRVVPLSGNPMFERQFLSRMDFP, via the coding sequence GTGCGTGGAAATTCTCTGAACGTGTTCGGTCTTGCCTTCGATATCGGTACCACGACCCTTGCCGCGTCCCTGGTGGACCTGCGCAGCGGGGAGCGGATCTCTTCGGCCGGCGCCCTCAACCCGCAACGGACCTTCGGCAGTGACATCGTCACCCGTCTGGAGGCTGCCTGCTCAGCACCCGAAATGGTGGCGCATCTGTCCCTGCTCGTGAACGGGGAACTTGAGCGTCTGGCGAATGATCTTCTCCGTAAAACCCCTCCAGGTGGAGCTGTCGGCAAAGTTGCCTTTGCAGGCAATCCTGCAATGGAGCACCTCCTTCTCGGGCTTCCGGTGGACTCGCTCGCGCGCATCCCGTACCGGCCCCTTTTTTCCCGGGTGCGTAACTTCGGCACGAAGGAGATCGGGTGGAATCTTGCTGCCGAGGCACTCGCCTTCCCGCTACCCGGGGGGTTCGTCGGGGGAGACCTTCTGGCGTTCATTGTCGCTGCGGGGGTCGATAATACGTGTCCCAGGCTATACCTCGATCTTGGTACAAACGGTGAAATAGCTCTATCGACGGAAGGCTGCATATCAGCCACATCTGTTGCCGCCGGCCCTGCGTTCGAGGGGGGGAACATCAAATGCGGCATGGCGGCGGTGCGAGGAGCCATTTCACGCGCTGTCGTCTCGGCAGATCGCGTCTCCGTCGAGACCATCGGCGGTGGGCCTCCGGAGGGTGTATGCGGATCGGCGGTGATCGAGGCTGTAGCGGGCCTGCGGCGATGGGGGGTGATCGACGCAACCGGGCGGCTCCTTTCTCCGTCGGAAATATCCTCCAACCTGGCTGTCCGGGTAAGGGAGGTCGATGGGGAGCGGGCTTTCATTCTCCATCATGATGCCGAACGGTTGATTTACCTTACGCAGGAAGATATTCGCCAAGTGCAGCTTGCAAAGTCTGCGGTCAGGGCAGGGATGGAGGTCCTGGCTGAAAAAGGGGGGATATCCCTTGAGGATGTCGGAGAGGTTGTCGTCACCGGCTCTTTCGGTTCTCACCTGCTCCCGGAGCATCTTGAGGAGATCGGCATTTTCAGCCGAGGCATGGCCGGCCGCGCCCGTTTTTTTGATGATGGGGCACTTGCGGGCGTGGAGCGGGTACTTTGCGACCCTTTCGGGGTGGACCGGCTGGAGAGGCTTGCCGCCGCCTGTCGCGTTGTCCCCCTCTCCGGGAACCCGATGTTCGAGCGGCAATTTCTTTCCCGGATGGACTTTCCTTAG
- the purD gene encoding phosphoribosylamine--glycine ligase: MNVLVIGSGGREHALVWKIAQSPLVEKVYCAPGNPGTARLGENVDIRVDDLPGLLDFARRQKIDLTVVGPELPLSLGVVDLFEEYGLKIFGARRNAAFIEASKAFAKELMKKYQVPTAAYEVFTEVDPAVAFIDRIGTPIVIKADGLAAGKGVVIAQDRDEAVQAVTDMLSGSAFGDAGAKVVIEEFLRGEEASFLAFTDGKNIIPLASAQDHKAVFDGDQGPNTGGMGAYSPAPVVTPAIHEKAMAEVMRRTVDGMAAEGRPYRGVLYAGLMIDGESVKTLEFNARFGDPECQPLLMRLKSDIVPVLLAVAEGDISNVRLEWHDEASVCVVMAAGGYPGEYRKGDEIRGLDGGGAMDDLVVFHAGTTEKGGRYFTNGGRVLGVTARGATVKDAIDKAYQGVVAIEWDGAHYRRDIGRKAIGR; the protein is encoded by the coding sequence ATGAACGTCTTGGTTATCGGCAGCGGGGGACGCGAGCATGCTCTTGTCTGGAAAATCGCGCAGTCCCCCCTCGTCGAAAAAGTATATTGCGCCCCGGGAAATCCGGGTACTGCCCGGCTCGGGGAAAACGTCGACATTCGGGTGGACGACCTGCCCGGACTCCTCGACTTTGCCCGGCGGCAGAAGATCGACCTGACGGTTGTGGGGCCGGAACTCCCGCTTTCCCTGGGTGTTGTGGACCTTTTCGAAGAGTACGGCCTCAAGATTTTCGGAGCAAGGCGCAACGCTGCGTTCATAGAGGCGAGCAAGGCCTTCGCTAAAGAGCTGATGAAGAAATATCAGGTGCCCACTGCGGCCTACGAGGTCTTTACGGAGGTCGACCCGGCCGTGGCCTTTATCGACCGAATCGGAACTCCCATCGTCATCAAGGCGGACGGCCTTGCTGCCGGCAAGGGAGTAGTGATTGCGCAGGACCGGGACGAGGCGGTGCAGGCTGTTACCGATATGCTGTCCGGTTCGGCGTTCGGGGATGCCGGAGCAAAAGTTGTCATCGAGGAATTCCTTCGCGGCGAGGAGGCGTCCTTTCTGGCCTTCACCGATGGCAAGAATATCATTCCCCTGGCAAGCGCCCAGGATCACAAAGCTGTTTTCGACGGTGATCAGGGGCCCAACACAGGTGGGATGGGGGCCTACTCCCCGGCCCCGGTGGTGACGCCTGCAATACATGAAAAGGCGATGGCAGAAGTGATGCGCCGAACGGTGGACGGAATGGCCGCCGAAGGCCGGCCCTATCGTGGTGTGCTTTACGCGGGTCTGATGATCGACGGAGAATCCGTAAAAACTCTTGAATTCAACGCCCGGTTCGGAGACCCGGAGTGTCAGCCGCTTCTCATGCGCCTAAAGTCGGACATCGTCCCCGTACTCCTGGCGGTGGCAGAAGGCGATATTTCCAACGTCCGGCTCGAATGGCACGATGAAGCGTCGGTATGTGTCGTGATGGCTGCCGGAGGATATCCCGGAGAATACCGGAAAGGTGACGAAATCCGGGGACTCGACGGGGGTGGGGCAATGGATGATCTTGTGGTTTTCCACGCTGGAACCACCGAGAAGGGTGGACGGTACTTTACCAACGGCGGCCGGGTGCTTGGGGTCACTGCGCGGGGAGCTACGGTAAAGGATGCCATCGACAAAGCCTATCAGGGGGTTGTCGCTATCGAGTGGGACGGTGCCCACTATCGCAGGGATATCGGCCGGAAAGCCATCGGTCGGTAG
- a CDS encoding tetratricopeptide repeat protein: MIEGCIEGGNGRTAPSAVRAEPRGVPLALFVIILGCLLVFSRTIWMDFVYDDIELLKERSSLWNDDVFKVAFGSAGATLLGNATPYYRPLLTLSLALDHRLWGVNPAGFHLVNVLLHLGATLIVFFIARRLWQNTGAATLGALLFGVHPVQAEAVSWITARGDIICAMFMLGAFRAYLAYAEKRSTIALGGSLLLCFAALLTKEMGITLPLLVFLYAFFVLKERGGRLLPLLLYVLPVGIYMALRFSFLTELSSGAVPPAWRVYTSAGLVARYMANVLLPFDLRVFYDLPVQKIAGSMSVLVPMAVVAAAVAAVGFAWHRRPRAAFGLVWFLLVLLPVSGLIAIIQPAPMADRYLYLPMAGIAFAVTAGVSELGERNRRYLQWAAALILLLAAGATFVRTGNWKDQAAFRDAVIRDAPGGYFGEYFRAQKLLEQGQLAESLVAFNRALHLNPELTEAFSSRALVHIQLGDLNSAAGDLRAALRLEPRNWQILTNLGAVYAEQRLFKEARQAFLAALQVNPEDANALDNLKRLDMMEGELRQAD; the protein is encoded by the coding sequence ATGATCGAGGGATGCATTGAAGGGGGGAATGGCCGGACAGCCCCCTCGGCGGTACGAGCGGAGCCGCGGGGGGTTCCGCTTGCCCTGTTCGTCATCATACTCGGATGCCTTCTCGTGTTTTCACGTACCATATGGATGGATTTCGTCTACGACGACATTGAACTCCTGAAGGAGCGATCCTCTCTATGGAACGATGATGTCTTCAAGGTTGCCTTCGGATCTGCAGGGGCCACCCTGTTGGGGAATGCGACCCCTTACTACCGGCCGCTGCTGACTCTTTCGCTGGCGCTGGATCATCGCCTGTGGGGAGTCAATCCTGCAGGGTTCCACCTTGTGAACGTCCTGCTTCACCTTGGCGCGACCCTCATCGTCTTCTTCATTGCCCGCCGGCTCTGGCAAAACACAGGGGCGGCAACGTTAGGGGCGCTTCTTTTCGGAGTGCATCCTGTCCAGGCCGAGGCTGTTTCCTGGATCACTGCACGCGGCGACATCATCTGTGCCATGTTCATGCTTGGTGCTTTCCGGGCATACCTCGCATATGCGGAGAAGCGGAGTACCATCGCGCTGGGGGGCTCGCTCCTTCTGTGCTTTGCGGCCCTCCTGACCAAGGAGATGGGGATCACCCTTCCCCTGCTTGTTTTCCTGTATGCGTTTTTCGTCCTAAAGGAGCGTGGAGGGCGACTTCTGCCCCTGTTGCTCTACGTTCTGCCAGTGGGTATCTACATGGCCCTGAGATTTTCGTTTCTGACGGAACTATCCTCAGGGGCGGTGCCGCCGGCATGGCGGGTTTATACCAGTGCCGGGCTTGTTGCGCGGTACATGGCCAATGTGCTGTTGCCATTCGATCTGCGGGTCTTTTACGACTTGCCGGTTCAGAAAATTGCGGGCAGCATGTCTGTCCTTGTTCCGATGGCGGTGGTCGCTGCTGCCGTTGCAGCAGTAGGCTTCGCCTGGCATCGCCGGCCCCGGGCTGCCTTTGGACTTGTCTGGTTTCTGCTGGTACTGCTGCCGGTTTCCGGCCTGATTGCCATCATTCAGCCGGCACCGATGGCTGACCGCTACCTCTACCTCCCTATGGCAGGCATTGCTTTTGCCGTGACTGCAGGAGTGAGTGAGCTGGGTGAACGGAACAGACGGTATTTGCAATGGGCGGCGGCCTTAATTCTGCTTTTAGCGGCTGGCGCGACATTTGTCAGAACCGGCAACTGGAAGGACCAGGCCGCTTTCCGTGATGCTGTCATCCGCGATGCGCCGGGGGGGTATTTCGGTGAGTACTTCAGGGCGCAGAAACTGCTTGAGCAGGGACAACTCGCGGAATCGCTTGTTGCATTCAATCGCGCACTGCATCTCAATCCGGAGCTAACCGAAGCCTTCAGCAGCAGGGCACTGGTTCACATCCAGCTCGGGGATCTCAACAGTGCAGCCGGTGATCTGCGTGCTGCGCTCAGGCTGGAGCCTCGGAACTGGCAGATACTGACAAACCTGGGTGCGGTATACGCCGAACAGCGTCTGTTCAAAGAGGCGAGGCAGGCATTTCTTGCAGCGTTACAGGTGAACCCGGAAGATGCCAATGCTCTCGACAATCTGAAGAGACTGGACATGATGGAAGGCGAGTTGCGGCAGGCGGACTAG
- a CDS encoding glycosyltransferase family 2 protein, whose translation MLNDKKVVVVLPAYNAAKTLEMTYNEIPFEVVDHVLLVDDASRDDTSRVSRRLGIATIVHERNKGYGGNQKTCYRAALDAGADIVIMLHPDYQYTPRLITAMAAMIAYGEFDVVLASRILGVGALEGGMPLYKYVANRFLTLVENLLLGHKLSEYHTGYRAFSREILEKLPLDRNSDDFVFDNQMLAQVVWFGYRIGEVSCPTKYFEDASSINFKRSVIYGLGVLRTAFQFRLNRLGIMKSPIFQDQ comes from the coding sequence ATGCTGAATGACAAAAAAGTAGTGGTGGTGCTTCCCGCTTATAACGCCGCCAAAACCCTCGAAATGACGTATAACGAAATCCCCTTCGAGGTGGTCGACCATGTGCTGCTTGTGGATGATGCGAGCCGGGACGATACGAGCCGGGTATCCCGCCGGCTCGGTATCGCCACTATCGTCCACGAGCGTAACAAGGGTTACGGCGGAAACCAGAAGACCTGCTATCGGGCCGCCCTGGATGCGGGTGCCGACATCGTCATCATGCTCCATCCGGATTACCAGTATACCCCCCGCCTGATTACGGCCATGGCGGCCATGATCGCATACGGAGAATTCGACGTGGTTCTCGCGTCCAGGATTCTCGGTGTAGGCGCCCTGGAAGGGGGCATGCCCCTATACAAGTATGTGGCGAACCGCTTTCTTACACTGGTCGAGAATCTGCTGCTCGGACACAAGCTGTCGGAATATCATACTGGGTACCGCGCCTTCTCGCGGGAGATTCTCGAAAAGCTCCCGCTGGACAGGAACTCCGACGATTTCGTCTTCGACAACCAGATGCTAGCCCAGGTTGTCTGGTTCGGCTACCGCATCGGCGAGGTGAGTTGTCCGACAAAGTATTTCGAGGATGCCTCTTCCATCAATTTCAAGCGCAGCGTCATATACGGCCTCGGCGTCCTTCGGACGGCGTTTCAGTTTCGCTTGAACCGTTTGGGAATTATGAAGTCTCCAATATTTCAGGATCAATGA